Proteins encoded in a region of the Streptomyces sp. NBC_00258 genome:
- a CDS encoding O-antigen ligase family protein codes for MTQLLTAPPPTTAVSVPRRFLPVLPVVALVAMMALPVSGGGDGGGGTVADAVSGLVVLFCAIRLVRDRRRPLSRTAAVVLALPVVGIALAAAGAASPGAGITGLVRYLQIFVLVPAAVMLLIRDRRDARLVAWSLIGLALWQGAIGVHQYATGTGASYMGEEIRAVGTFGAADVMGMATVVSFGVVCSLGLALGAGPGRQRTVAALCSLALLLPLALSFSRGAWIATAVTCGAQLALAGMRRAVKVFAVVAAASVILVGGLGVGTAMLQERISSITQVADAPDQSVTDRYTMWAAAVDMWRDQPLTGVGLKGFPDHRDGHASLALSSGSDTEGAGAGFKRQPLLSPHNMYLLILSEQGLLGLLALAGSWLALLVCGLRRLFRARRQAPHGLDCALVACGLLTWQLVDFAYADIGGPSTALTAVLFGLGAWWALASEEAGER; via the coding sequence GTGACCCAGCTGCTGACCGCTCCTCCTCCCACGACCGCCGTGTCGGTGCCGCGCCGCTTCCTTCCCGTGCTGCCCGTGGTGGCCCTCGTCGCCATGATGGCGCTGCCGGTCTCCGGGGGCGGTGACGGAGGAGGCGGCACCGTCGCCGACGCCGTGTCGGGTCTGGTCGTGCTGTTCTGCGCGATCCGTCTCGTACGCGACCGCCGGCGCCCCCTGTCCCGTACCGCTGCAGTCGTACTCGCCCTGCCCGTCGTCGGGATCGCGCTCGCGGCGGCGGGGGCGGCCTCGCCGGGGGCGGGGATCACCGGGCTCGTGCGCTATCTGCAGATCTTCGTGCTCGTGCCCGCGGCGGTCATGCTGCTGATCCGCGACCGCCGGGACGCGCGGCTGGTCGCCTGGTCGCTGATCGGGCTCGCGCTGTGGCAGGGGGCGATCGGGGTCCATCAGTACGCGACCGGCACCGGGGCCTCGTACATGGGCGAGGAGATCCGGGCGGTCGGCACGTTCGGGGCGGCGGACGTCATGGGGATGGCGACCGTGGTGTCCTTCGGCGTGGTGTGCTCGCTCGGGCTGGCGCTCGGGGCGGGACCGGGCCGACAGCGGACGGTGGCGGCTCTGTGCTCACTCGCCCTGTTGCTGCCGCTCGCGCTGTCGTTCAGCCGGGGCGCGTGGATCGCGACGGCCGTGACGTGCGGGGCCCAGCTGGCGCTCGCCGGGATGCGGCGGGCGGTGAAGGTGTTCGCGGTGGTGGCGGCCGCGTCGGTGATTCTCGTGGGCGGGCTCGGGGTGGGCACCGCGATGCTCCAGGAGCGGATCAGCAGCATCACGCAGGTCGCGGACGCGCCGGACCAGTCGGTGACGGACCGTTACACGATGTGGGCGGCCGCGGTCGACATGTGGCGCGACCAGCCGCTGACCGGCGTCGGGCTGAAGGGCTTCCCCGACCATCGCGACGGGCACGCCTCGCTCGCGCTGTCGTCGGGCAGCGACACGGAGGGCGCGGGCGCCGGCTTCAAGCGCCAGCCGCTCCTGTCGCCGCACAACATGTACTTGCTGATCCTCAGCGAGCAGGGGCTGCTGGGGCTGCTCGCGCTGGCCGGGAGCTGGCTGGCCCTGCTGGTGTGCGGGCTGCGCAGGCTCTTTCGCGCACGGCGGCAGGCGCCGCACGGCCTCGACTGCGCGCTGGTCGCGTGCGGGCTGCTGACCTGGCAGCTCGTCGACTTCGCGTACGCCGACATCGGCGGCCCCTCGACCGCGCTGACCGCGGTCCTCTTCGGGCTCGGCGCCTGGTGGGCGCTGGCCTCCGAGGAGGCCGGGGAGCGATGA
- a CDS encoding exopolysaccharide biosynthesis polyprenyl glycosylphosphotransferase — MTAESTVPSPGGRPRATDHGFSPVSVIPPREAHGGFRFPSGGRPFVRRASRLPLPAADVCAALLGGGLVLPWTHPLPLVLLVLAVLWLNAHGSLYRAAPVPAVLDELPAVCGRIAVGWCALAALLAAYSPDHALSARTLVLGCAVQSAASCAGRGAVHGRRRRALLRRPRSALVVGRAATAQRVAAAFLRHPGCGVRPVGVVSDETSGGEGLPVLTTGEEVQRALIQNGVQDVLVVGPAARAEQGPLLRALGESGCAVWEVDADSPAYERADRLAGFACRRLPVGRRYGSAGKRLLDVLVSGVLLLMVSPVLLVCAVVLRIGDGPGVVFRQERIGKDGRPFTLLKFRTHRPVDAHEAATRWSVANEHEMSWFCRFLRRSSLDELLQLWNVFWGDMSLVGPRPERPYFVGQFSQTYPGYAARHRMRTGITGLAQIHGLRGDTSIEDRCRFDNAYIDNWSLWQDVCILLRTAASLVRPTGS, encoded by the coding sequence GTCTCGGTCATCCCGCCGCGCGAGGCCCACGGCGGCTTCAGATTCCCCAGCGGCGGACGGCCGTTCGTACGGCGTGCCTCGCGGCTGCCGCTGCCGGCCGCGGACGTCTGCGCGGCACTGCTCGGCGGCGGCCTGGTGCTGCCCTGGACGCATCCGCTTCCGCTCGTCCTGCTGGTGCTCGCGGTGCTGTGGCTGAACGCGCACGGGTCGCTGTACCGCGCCGCTCCCGTCCCCGCGGTCCTGGACGAACTGCCCGCCGTCTGCGGCCGGATCGCGGTGGGCTGGTGCGCGCTCGCGGCCCTGCTCGCGGCGTACTCCCCGGACCACGCGCTGTCCGCCCGCACCCTGGTCCTCGGCTGCGCGGTGCAGTCGGCGGCGAGCTGCGCGGGCCGCGGCGCTGTGCACGGGCGGCGGCGCCGGGCGCTGCTGCGACGGCCGCGCTCGGCCCTCGTGGTCGGCCGGGCCGCGACGGCACAGCGCGTGGCGGCCGCCTTCCTGCGCCACCCGGGCTGCGGGGTACGGCCGGTGGGCGTCGTCTCCGACGAGACGTCCGGCGGCGAGGGACTGCCGGTCCTGACCACGGGCGAGGAGGTCCAGCGGGCGCTCATCCAGAACGGCGTGCAGGACGTGCTCGTCGTGGGCCCCGCCGCGCGCGCCGAACAGGGGCCGCTGCTGCGGGCGCTGGGCGAGTCGGGCTGCGCGGTGTGGGAGGTGGACGCGGACTCTCCGGCGTACGAGAGAGCGGACCGGCTCGCGGGGTTCGCCTGCCGGCGGCTGCCGGTGGGGCGGCGGTACGGGAGCGCCGGGAAGCGGCTGCTGGACGTGCTGGTGTCCGGGGTGCTGCTGCTGATGGTCAGTCCGGTGCTGCTGGTGTGCGCGGTCGTGCTGCGGATCGGCGACGGGCCCGGGGTGGTGTTCCGGCAGGAGCGGATCGGCAAGGACGGGCGGCCGTTCACGCTGCTGAAGTTCCGTACGCACCGGCCGGTCGACGCGCACGAGGCGGCGACGCGGTGGAGCGTGGCGAACGAGCACGAGATGAGCTGGTTCTGCCGTTTCCTGCGCCGGTCCTCGCTGGACGAGCTGCTCCAGCTGTGGAACGTCTTCTGGGGCGACATGAGCCTGGTCGGCCCGCGGCCCGAACGGCCCTACTTCGTGGGCCAGTTCAGTCAGACGTACCCCGGTTACGCGGCCCGTCACCGGATGCGGACCGGGATCACCGGGCTCGCGCAGATCCACGGGCTGCGCGGTGACACCTCGATCGAGGACCGCTGCCGGTTCGACAACGCGTACATCGACAACTGGTCGCTCTGGCAGGACGTGTGCATCCTGCTGCGCACCGCCGCCTCACTCGTGCGCCCGACGGGGAGCTGA